From Macrobrachium rosenbergii isolate ZJJX-2024 chromosome 17, ASM4041242v1, whole genome shotgun sequence, one genomic window encodes:
- the LOC136847541 gene encoding uncharacterized protein codes for MESILLVSSTSCGVSVHLKTAPLLEQTSFVSLLCSNSHQSRMHLQETVELLTWLPFSAHDQLVRLGDWTSKPFRRWNDLFIDRFSDMSLKNVSIYAVQDDTPLVYKAVDGSPRGMNVQIVQALGKWLRFQLTLDLTEFFFTYSFGLVLEVPRPLPRWQNLLLPFTWVVWIIIMATFFISSVVYYLLYYQFERSIIDNLLLVAKYLLTEPSGDASTPWVIRNFLLSCWIFSWIVQMCWIGNLIAVLTIPVFPKRIQTKEELAHSRYRLCMLDYGEFVPEALKTSTESTLATLGSKLDLVPLKMEWKEFGHEGCVNRVVAGTHAQTETYSYIKLVYARMGYASKTYMLKDELYPSYLSFRLKKHTPWKYKFDYGMQRLYETGLIQLWLRGAMEDFTDKSAEVKYTLVLPDH; via the exons ATGGAGTCCATCTTGCTCGTATCCTCGACGTCCTGCGGAGTTTCAGTCCACTTAAAAACAGCGCCGCTGCTTGAGCAGACATCCTTCGTGTCCCTCTTGTGCTCTAACAGCCATCAAAGTAGGATGCACCTGCAGGAGACTGTAGAGCTACTGACCTGGTTACCTTTCAGTGCGCATGATCAGTTGGTGCGCCTCGGAGACTGGACCTCAAAACCATTTCGGCGTTGGAATGACCTCTTCATCGACAGGTTTTCAGATATGAGTTTGAAAAACGTATCAATTTACGCTGTCCAGGACGATACGCCCTTAGTCTACAAAGCCGTCGACGGATCGCCGAGAGGAATGAATGTTCAAATTGTCCAAGCCCTTGGTAAATGGCTGCGATTCCAGCTGACGCTTGATCTCACGG AATTCTTTTTCACCTACAGCTTCGGTCTAGTGCTGGAGGTTCCTCGGCCTCTCCCAAGATGGCAAAACTTGCTTCTTCCATTTACGTGGGTCGTTTGGATAATCATCATGGCCACATTTTTCATCAGCTCCGTAGTTTATTACCTCCTCTATTATCAGTTTGAGAGATCTATCATCGACAATCTTCTCCTAGTTGCCAAG tatttgctGACGGAACCCTCGGGAGACGCTTCGACTCCATGGGTGATCAGGAATTTCCTGCTTTCATGTTGGATCTTCTCTTGGATCGTCCAGATGTGTTGGATCGGTAACCTGATCGCTGTTCTCACGATCCCTGTTTTCCCGAAGAGAATTCAGACGAAGGAAGAATTAGCTCACAGTCGTTACAG GTTGTGTATGCTGGATTACGGAGAATTCGTCCCCGAAGCCTTAAAGACCTCAACTGAGTCGACTCTTGCAACCTTAGGCAGTAAACTGGACTTGGTCCCTCTGAAGATGGAGTGGAAGGAGTTCGGTCACGAGGGCTGCGTCAACCGCGTCGTGGCAGGAACCCACGCCCAGACGGAGACCTACTCCTACATCAAGCTGGTTTACGCAAGAATGGGATATGCTTCAAAGACCTACATGCTGAAGGACGAACTCTACCCGTCTTACTTGTCGTTCCGCCTTAAAAAGCACACGCCTTGGAAGTACAAGTTCGACTACGGCATGCAGAGGTTGTACGAGACCGGGCTGATTCAGCTGTGGCTGCGGGGCGCCATGGAGGACTTTACCGACAAATCTGCGGAggtgaagtataccttagttttaccagaccactga